GTACACTGGAAGGTGGATTTTAAAGTGCACTCTATACGTTACCTGCCAGGGGACTATCAGTCTTTTCGCATATAGTGGAGTAGTAGGGATGCTGAGAGTCAAGATCTTGTTCCTCTTCCTGGTGCTGTCGGGACGAAGCATCAGTCAAGCCAGACTCTAAGGGTACAGCTCCCGCTACTGAATCAGGCTCAGGCAGCTCACTGGACTCTCCACACAGCATGTACTGCTGCTCTGGGTGAGACTGGAACTCTGCATGTTGGCTTTTAACAGGGTCAATCTTTTCCTCAGATGCAGTAGTGGGTATCAGGGTCAACTCTTTAAGAAGCGATGGATCCTTGGCCTCATCTGGGAGCTGCTCTTCATTTTCTAGAGAAAAGATGCCAGGACTCTTGCTGCAACTCTCGGCAGATGACTGGGCATTGGAGTTAGAGGTCATGTAGTCAAAGCCATAGGATGCAGCAGAAGTGGCAGACTGAGGGGTCTCACTACCACCACCGCCATTCTCCCCACCCATTTCTTCACATTCCTCTAGAGTTGACAAGTTGCGGCCCGCAGGTGCTGTTCCACAGGCATTGCCAGTGCCAGATAGCTCAGCTTGAGGGTCACTGATCTGCATTTCACCTTCTGTGTCACTTGCCTCATCTTCAGTAGCTGATGAAGGAGATGATGGAGCAGTTGCTGGACCACCCAGTACATCATCAGCCGGCAGAGTTTCAggttcctcttcctcctcagcTCGTTCAAGGTGGATGCCTAGATCCTGCATGATGTCTGGCAAGACCGTGGGGACAGGGTTTAGTGGTTCTGGCTGGAGCTCCACTTTAGGATGAATCTCAGTACGTGAAAAGTTGTTGTCTTTCACCTCTTCTGGTAAACTTGTGTCTCTGTTACTGTCAGATGCTAGGTCAGGGTCACTGGAAGTATCAGGCTGGAACTCGCAGGTTTGAGAGGGTGTCAAGGCTAGTTTGGGGCCAACATTCCCCTCTGCAGCAGATATTGGGGCTTGTTGAGGTGTGCAAGGTGGAGGCTCCAAAAGGTTTGATGGAGAGCCCCTTTCAGAGCTAACATCAAGTCTTGCTTGAGCAGGTGTCTGTGTTGGGGTTTCCGGGTCTGCTTGCCAACATTCAGAGGAAGGACTTGAAAGAAGTGTAGAGGCAGGTTGTGGTGGCTGGGCCCAGGCATCAGCAAAGTAACTAGGCTGGTTCCACTGGGATGCTGGAGAGGCAGAAGGAACCATAGGAGGAGGCTGGATTCGGTTCAAGTTGTCTAATCTATAGTCTTCAGTCAAGTCGTCCTCATCTGCATTCCCATAACTTTCAAGCCCACTCTCAGTAATGCCCTCGCTTGCCATTTCTACATCTTCATCCTCTTCATCATCCTCGTTGTCATGATTCTGCCTATGAGAGTCCTCTGCTCTTTCGGACCCAACCTCCATGTCACAGACTCggtcatcatcatcttcatcatcatcatcatcttcattaGTAAGAATATCAGAAGCCTTCTCAAAGTCAGGGGACCCAACAGATGCACCTTCACCATCAGCTCCTTTAAGGCTTGCATCCCCTAGATCATCCATGCTCTCCGTGCCCTCCAGGACACCTGGAGCACTTAGCTCTGATGCTCCCTGCTGGCTGCAACTCACATCCTCAGAGTCAAGCTCAGACAGCAAGGCCCCTGCCCGCCAAACAGAGCTGGCAAGCCCAGCTGACCCAGGTCGAGACTCTTCAGTAGGCTGGGTGCCACTCATTTCTGACAGAGACACTTGTTGACTGCCTTCCCTCTCTTCTTCTTCCACATCTTCAGAACAGTCACTGTTAATCCTTTCTGCTTTTTCAGCCACCTCTACACCAGAAGACACTATGGCAGCTGCAGAGTTATCAAATTGCAAAGCAGTTAAGCTTTCCTGCTCAGTTGCTTCTTGTGCAACTGGTGCCTCAGCCGCAATAagcttttcatcaacttttCTAGATACCTGCTCTTCAAATTCCTGATCGACTACAGATGATGTTGGACAAGCCACTTCAATAGAACCGGCTTCTATTAAGGCCTCTTGAGCCTCTGGCTCGGTGTTATAAATATCCAGCACACTTTGAGAGCTGACATTAGTGACCTGCACATCTACCACTTCCTGAACATCTAAAGAAGAGGCTGGAACATCCAGAGAACTCTCTACAGTTGGAGTAGCTTCAAGCCCTGAAACAGACTCTTCCCTGGCTATGGCTGCAGCTGTAGCTGTTGCTACAGCTACAGTAGCTACTGCAGCTGCTGAAAGTTGCACATGTTCTGCTGCAGGTTCTTTATCATTGGGTTTTGTTGCAGGTTCTTTATCATTGGGTTTTGTTGCAGGTTCTTTATCATTGGGTTTTGTTGCAGGTTCTTCATCATCAGGTTTTGTTTCAGGTTCTTTATCATCCAGTTTTCCTTTGATAGACTGTGTTGGTTTAGCTGGCTGAAGCTTTGCACTGACCATGCTACCTGGTTGTTTGTGACTGGGAGATGCTGCAATGTTCTTGCCTGATGCTGGCCGTGAGGCATTGTTTCGTGGACTAGAAGGCACCTTACGTGTTGGTACACTTTTTTTGTCATCTGGTTTGGGTTGAGGTGCTTTGATGCTAGGTGGAGGTCGTTTGGTAACTGCAGCTGGTTTTGGAGCCTCTGAATTTGAAGGCTTGCTGGCAGCAGATCGGGATATTGTTGAGGGAACTGTTTTTTTTGCAGGTGCCATTGTGCTTGTTTTTCCAAcatctaaaaatgacaaatagaTGTTGATAGCATTATGGAATGAACAAAAAATTAAGCAGTACTTTtccataaataatttatatacataatcCTAATGCTATTTCTATGAATGGTACGCCACCTTTCCGAGCAGCTGATGCTGTAACAAGGGGTTTAGTAGCAGTGCGGCTTGTTCTAGGAACTGCAGAAGTAGATGTAGTTGTACCAGTTACTGTTCTTCCTGTAGTTGAAGAAGCAGCTGGTCGTGGGGCAGAACTTCCAGTTGCCCTaagagaaaacaaagaaaaagtaATTGGGAGCAGCTTCGAAAAAGTGTGATGCCTGTTTGATgtttgccattttattttagatattgTGTTTTACATATTCAGATGAGGACGTTTCGATCTGTAGTTGCTTGTTTCATTAGAATGCCTTCCAAGATGTTTTTTGCTAGCACATGTACAAAGTAGGTTCTTATCAAATCAGCTTCCTGTCTTGGGTAGTAATCTGTAGTCTGCATGCGTACCATAAAGCAATCTCAAGCAGCACCAGAAAACTAATCCACTGGGGCCATTCGTCAACTAATGCATCTACATCCCATTTCTCTAACCTGAGAGAACATGACTTGGGTAGGGAGGAAACAGGAAAAGGAGGGGAGAAATGGTGTGATGAAGGGAGTAGAAGTGGGGATGGGTAAAGCATTTTGCAAGTGACCGCATTAGGGAGAAATGGATGATAATCAATTTTTCTTTCAGTCTAGCCTACACTCCCTTAATGTAATGTAGTTGCTTCATAGTTCCCCTTTTCATGTTCCCAAAGGGGAGAATTAGTGATGAGAAGATCGCTTGCATCATCTCACACGCCTTGGTTACTTGCaatttaataaatgcttttagtCTTGCAGCCTTGCAGTTCACAATTTGTCTTTAACTAGATAACTGACAGTCATATTTGCCCTTACCGGACCTTACACTCTAATAGGATCTGATAAAGTTCTCGCGTACAGCCTGCTTTATTTGGACAAGGGCACAACGGGATATGTGCCACGGAAACAAATATCGCTACTGAAAATGCTATGGTCACAGGTCAGTTCCAATGTATATTCATACACCTGGATGCGGTGTTAAAATCTACTAACCTAAATAACTGGCTACAACTAATCAGACCTGGTAGtaataagaaaataatcagaGTAATATGTAGgagtgggcgatatgaccaaaatcttatatcatgaTATGAGTCATTTTTAAGATATACatagacaagtaaacagtcagtgattaaataagaataaaaaactaattacaagcaataggacaaaaagaCTATAGTAGAGCAAATAAGAAATGCTGTATACgttttataaaacaaatcaaataggacctatataaaaacactgcatattcttcactgtgtgaattaaatatttttcatctgattaaagttacaaaagtgactAAAATCAAGAGCAGTGATAgactttctctcttttgttgtgtgatttttgaagtgctgtcactttaagagctgcccggatccaatatactgttacacgttttctttctcagctgtttgctttcacctaaattactgtgttttatgaggatacttgcaaagacgGGCATTTTAACGGTTCAAGGTCTATAAAGCagcaaaaataaccattttcaaCAGTCCTGCGATCTATGAGTACCGCTGTCACTTGTTTGCGTCACTGATTGCATTTCAACAGCTtcaaatcacttgtttttaaaccgcaatgcttaaaaacatgtGCAAACTATACATTTTCGTGAACATGTAGCACAGCAATGTCACATGCTAATCACGATAGGCGATAGTCCAGtccaaaaaaaacacatatacacatacatatatatatatatatatataaaattctttAACAGTTGAACAAATTTCTACCAGTTAATTGTCTACCACAGGGCTGGGAATAGAAAAACAATCCCAATTCCAGAATCGGATACTTAAGTTTTACAAGTATCTGATtcctgacatttaaaaaaaaaaatttgatccCCCTTTCAATTTCTGTGGGcccctctctttttttcttcatctgtGAGGACCCAACCTGGTGATCTGCCAGGGCCTTGCTGATTAATCTAAGCGCTCCGAAGTTTGGCTACAATTGCAATCAGAAGTCGAAAAAGCTCAGTATAAtatttagggatgcacgatattatcggacCGATATTGgcttaaaatgttaatattggcatcggcccgatatgaaaaattatgccgatatgTCTTGCAGATAAGAGGAATAACtcatgtgctcagggtgtgctagcgATTAGATCACTTCAGTAGTGtggtcattcttgaagcaaacttttGCTTGAATGATGATTAAATTCACTGTTTTGGATCACTGCATTTCATTTAAGAATACTTGTACAAGATGATGCATTCGGTGTGTGATAGAGTCAACAGTTTCTAGCACGTGCAGTAGCAGCAGCGGCCAGTGTTGCCAAATAgttttcagagaaagttgctaaaagGAAGGTCGATTTGTTGCTTAAAGTTGCTAAATAATGTTGTGATGTCATTTCGTGATGACATCATTACATCACAAtgcaaaattcttttttttattgtcacttatcaaaagttgctaaaaaaaaaaaataaaataaaataaaataaaaagttaccaaataaattttaaaaattgcaaaatttgttgctaggtgcttttggaagaaaaagtttgctagggtagtctgaaaagttgctaaatttagcaacaaaattggaAAACAGCAGCAGCCTTCCCTGGGTCCTAATGCCCGACCGGCAaggtgttttatttacattaggGGGCGCTGTTGtaacaaaatgaaagtaaaatacacAGAGTGGTGGAACTTTGTAGGCAAAAACCCAGAAGCGAGTGCATTTTAGCACGtccggttccatcgtcccagagtcaatgggttttttgaatgggattttggttaaatccctaaaataaggtccgtggttcagacaggctcaagatactttcacgttttattctacgacataaaacacaccagttacaccacactcatgattttttaaactgttacatttcttaaaaaagacggttggtAACAAgctgctaaatgggactacaggcgctgtcggagacattcaacgtcatcacactgaacagtttatcaatttacagtattttccaatACGAGGTTCCAATTTGAGGTTACCACTGCatctttctaaaaaaataaataatatatatatatatatatatatatatatatatatatatatatatatatatatatatatatatatatatatataaaataagcaGCTATTGATATATAGttgatttataattattttcaaagctttcaaatgtactattattataaaagaacttcattgtttatttaattctaacaaataagtttgtgttaaaaactaaccaaaatttcAAGCCTGAACACACCATCAACAATGGCGGACGTTGTGTTGCTATTGATGTTCATGGCTTTGCGAACCTACATCGGCAAGGAAACACGGCGAATCCAACATGTTTGTGTTTAGCTGCCATTTCAAATATGGTGGTCAAACGTTTCTGTTAGTCTTGTTGGTCACGGTAACCCCGCCCCCAGCCCCTGACGCAAGCGGTTCTTACTTCAAGCCcaacaatgttttggtgctacTTACGAACCACTTTTCCTGGTTCAGAGCTGGTGCTTTGGGTGTCGAAAGACAAAGAACCGGTTTGAAACTAGGCTCCGGCTCTGAACCAGCACTCGAACTACCTTGGTGAAAAAGGGGTACCACGTGCAGTACCACCAAGTGGACTCGTTCTCAACATTCACCTCGCGTCTGCACTGTTGTACACGGACAATCCAATCCACACAAGCAGATGGTGACATCCGCAGACACTATTGATGACAAAAACTGCATCATGCGGACAGTGCGTGCACCATCGTGGAATGTGGATGGCTGAACTATACTTTAGACTTTAGTCTTTATGatcaaaaacaccataaaaagACCTTTTATTAGCAAGAATCAGAGCCACCAAAACTTAAAAAGATAAGAACTGTATGAAGCATGTTGGAATGCTCAATTCAATGCCAGTAACCATAGCACATACTCCAGCTCTTTGTATAAAAGAATACGGGCAATGAGCAAACTTCTCATAGTAGCGCAcaatgtagaatatggtcaaaCCGCTTGGCCCCAAAATACCAAGACTATAACATCTCCCCCACAGATTATTCCGAAACAACGGCCAATTGTTAAAGAATGAGAACAAAAGAACTGGAATCTCCCATTACAATTCTATGACCTACATAAAGTTTATTTGTACTAACTAGGACACTGATTAAACCATCTTTGGtcaaattaaagcaaaataaagaCAACAACAAGAGGGAGaagaaaatcacattacataaaTAGAGGGCAACTAACATAACAGGAGAGCATTAAGGTATAAAATAAGCATAGCACAGCAACTAAGGTCAACATATTTGCATCTTTATCTTCATTTCTGTAGCATTATGCCTATCAGAGGCACCAAAACTCAATTAAAATGATGCAGATGGAAAGTACAAACCAAAAAGTTTCCACAGAGACACTGGCCGCAGACATCCAAAGGCTTaggtttttacaaaaaaaaaaaaacaactttgcTTTTCTAGGGCTCATTATCTTCGTGGCCAAACAGAACATAAAATTGCCATGGCTATGATTGTGATAAAGACAAGACTAACAGACAATAAGACTGTTGACCATTATATATCTATTTTTCCAGCTgctaaacaataaaataatgggTTGAGAAGTTTAAGACGACAATATAAAAGAGGTCAAAGACGTAGCAATCAAACAGGAGCAATCTCCCTTTATCACAAACGGAAAGAACACAACACCCACCGGCACAGACATTTGCATATCAATAATTaagtttaaattaagtaatGGCCATTAGGATGAAGGTACTGTTCCAGATTAAATGAGTGTCACTCAGCAGAGCCTCAGGCAGTGAATTTCCATTATATTCCAGTTAAACATGGTTTTAAAACTTAACTGCTCCATTCATTCTAGACATTTAAGGGTGTGTGGTCCTTTTATTTTCGACCTCATTAGCACCATTTCAAAATTTATAAgctcattcatttttaaatattcgtCTTGTGGTATAATGTAACAGAAGCCATCTGGTTTACCAGTAATTTTGTAGCaaaggaaaaaggaaaacaaacgGTGAAAGACTAACCAGCAGCTTGGTTCAAGGGAAATGAAAATGGTCGATGACTTAAGAGTTCAGAAATTCAAGAGGCTCACTTTGAAACAGACCAAAAACTCCAAATACAAGGGAAATTTGATTTGGTAAGCACAGCACTCATCCAAGTCCCATGAAACTATAAACGGAGTGAGCGAGATGGCTGGTTTAGCAAGTTGCAAACAAAGAACCCTGGCAAGTAAGCCTCTTTTACCTCAACAATGTTACCCACAAACTGGCAAAAAGTCCTCTCCTAGGAATGCCATAAATGTCTAGTCAGCACATATACAATACATATACCAGAAGAACAAAGTAAGAGTGAAAGAAGATGAGAGGAGGGGAGATGCTGTGATTGTATCACGAGGAGACTTTGATGGAGCTAATTTACATTTCCCACAGTAGGAGTGTGATTGTGTTTCTGCAGTGCAAACATTTCATTTGAAGCTGCAGTGAGAATATATATTGTGTGGCAcgcaaaaaaggaaaacaaaccCATCTAAACGGACAGATCAAATGAGTGCTCAAATTCATAACCACTATTCACTAACCATTACTCTATTCTCTGAATTAGACATTTCATTCCAGACTGAATTCAGAGTCAGTGCAGAAATACAGTGTGCACACAAACCACACCCTGTATATTTGTCTAAAACAACACACGTCCAACAAAAGTGAGCCTAAACAGCCTTGTAAACTGACATTACCGCATAAATACATAGAATTAAGCACATAATTAAACCGTAATCACAACATAAGACCAGTCATATTCACATTAACTGGCTGACTGCATTTACAACACTTACAATTGATGAGCTTGAATATGTAATCATCTGCAACAAACAAGTTTCCCACAATTTTCGGCCAATGACTTCCAGTTGTTTGTGATTATTagatcttttttaaatataggcctaattttcattttctttaaatgataaatatattagAAGTCACACTCACAAAGTGGTATTTCTAATTGATACGATTTTAGATCTAAGCAATATTAAGAAAATTCAATTACTAATTTAAGAATGTTAAATCTCTTATATTTCCAGACTTTCTATAGCACTTTACCAAATTTACcccaaattgtttttttttttaataaacaaagtatAAATGGTATTATTAAATCAGCTGGGGATGAAAATCACATTTGTAGGGAAATGGGAAAGAAATCAAACTGATCAATCCTAATCATTATCAGAACCACATGACTAAAATCTCAAAAGTAAAACTTTGTGAGATATAGATATAAAGTGAGATATATGAAATGAACGAACAAGAGACTGAAGACATAATTGGTAATGCAGCCAGCTTGGATCATAAAATCCATTTAACTCTAGTTAAGATACCAATTATCATTCCCAGAGAGTAGCATCAACAAAAAGAGCACTGTTGAGCCTATACTCTGGTAAAGCCTAATCTAAGCAGTCTTTCAGGGAGTCTGACTCAAAGCGACAGAAACTTGAGCCAATAACCACCAGACAAACCAGAGACCCTTCACTGCAAAAAGCATGCAGTCATTGATATTTGTATGGCATATCCACTAAATGGtgtgcagaacacaaaacaCTTCTAAGATGTTACTTCATCCAGATCGATGCAGGAAATCTGCCTTATTGATACCTTAAAGCCACATCAAGAGTTGTGCAATCGTGCACTTCCCAGCATTTCAATTTTCCATTC
The genomic region above belongs to Onychostoma macrolepis isolate SWU-2019 chromosome 01, ASM1243209v1, whole genome shotgun sequence and contains:
- the prr36a gene encoding pneumococcal serine-rich repeat protein produces the protein MKPDGVATASPEPMEAEGTEPIIEQTGNDGASQNNTTPPQSDEPQNEQAAPPTVKEASGKAVDAKSKSKGPVKGKIAAGPATTGPGTRPKATQSRVANGLTRTASSTPTKKPIPASTAAADKKKPTANVGSSGPSKKPVAYSTAVATSRAQPKATTAGTSKSTTTIAASGTKTGPAASTATSLSKRPATAATSAATKPKSAAPAPRPAAAPAAKPSTSATAKTTAAPKTNRATGSSAPRPAASSTTGRTVTGTTTSTSAVPRTSRTATKPLVTASAARKDVGKTSTMAPAKKTVPSTISRSAASKPSNSEAPKPAAVTKRPPPSIKAPQPKPDDKKSVPTRKVPSSPRNNASRPASGKNIAASPSHKQPGSMVSAKLQPAKPTQSIKGKLDDKEPETKPDDEEPATKPNDKEPATKPNDKEPATKPNDKEPAAEHVQLSAAAVATVAVATATAAAIAREESVSGLEATPTVESSLDVPASSLDVQEVVDVQVTNVSSQSVLDIYNTEPEAQEALIEAGSIEVACPTSSVVDQEFEEQVSRKVDEKLIAAEAPVAQEATEQESLTALQFDNSAAAIVSSGVEVAEKAERINSDCSEDVEEEEREGSQQVSLSEMSGTQPTEESRPGSAGLASSVWRAGALLSELDSEDVSCSQQGASELSAPGVLEGTESMDDLGDASLKGADGEGASVGSPDFEKASDILTNEDDDDDEDDDDRVCDMEVGSERAEDSHRQNHDNEDDEEDEDVEMASEGITESGLESYGNADEDDLTEDYRLDNLNRIQPPPMVPSASPASQWNQPSYFADAWAQPPQPASTLLSSPSSECWQADPETPTQTPAQARLDVSSERGSPSNLLEPPPCTPQQAPISAAEGNVGPKLALTPSQTCEFQPDTSSDPDLASDSNRDTSLPEEVKDNNFSRTEIHPKVELQPEPLNPVPTVLPDIMQDLGIHLERAEEEEEPETLPADDVLGGPATAPSSPSSATEDEASDTEGEMQISDPQAELSGTGNACGTAPAGRNLSTLEECEEMGGENGGGGSETPQSATSAASYGFDYMTSNSNAQSSAESCSKSPGIFSLENEEQLPDEAKDPSLLKELTLIPTTASEEKIDPVKSQHAEFQSHPEQQYMLCGESSELPEPDSVAGAVPLESGLTDASSRQHQEEEQDLDSQHPYYSTICEKTDSPLAEGNSHFPPQPNDLLSIQMTMSSKLRLRPRAPHVTQPPRLPTDLPPRMPNVVSNTQLRCLEQHQQHLHEIQQRQEKRNREQARQEEEEKQARNEREQQEEEEEQKRNLLELQLKQQEQELKQRQQIMQWQQELEQQQQQQQKHKVHTPVVLSPSSGLTTIYETVETSDEEEEEGQGVVEEVEGKSSFIVCPAEDMQRCTEENDSADLYSQCTTPSPESIIQGPQRELQETDPPADQDSPSPLGSPERPPPLEFDWGKKVDIVQQLINQTLLLAGDGCSPLLLLPGGAGGTLSPLESSLWPNLLPPLTPPSATVTSVSSFSPEAPGSSAQGEWTVVELETHH